Below is a window of Chlamydiota bacterium DNA.
CTCGGGAGGGACCGAGCGGAAGGAGTAGACGGAATTTATATACCGTCAAAATTGAGTGAGGCTTACTGAAGAGCCGTATGCGGAAAATCCGCACGTACGGTTCCGTGAGGGGCATTGAAATATATGTCTACTCGACAGGTTTAAAGCCTTGAAGAAGCGGCGTTTCGTCTTTGAACTTTGAACCTTAAACCTTGAACTGTTTTTAAATGACTGAATTCGAAGAAAAAATTAAGGCCCGTAAAGCGCGTGTGGGTGTGGTCGGCTTGGGCTATGTGGGGCTTCCTCTGGCGGTTGAGTTTGCGAAAGCGGGCTTTTCTGTTTTGGGAATTGATGTCCTTCCCGAAAAGGTTCATGCGGTTAATCAAGGCAAGTCCTACATTCCAGATGTTTCTCAAAAGGAGTTTGAGCCTTTAGTTGCTAATGGGTTTTTAAAAGCGACGACGGATTTTTCTCAGATTCAAAAGTTGGATGCCCTCAGTATTTGTGTCCCCACCCCCTTACGTAAGACAAAAGATCCTGATATTTCTCATATCGTGAATGTGGTTGAGGCGGTTTCCCGTTATTTTAAAAAAGGGCAACTGGTTGTTTTGGAGAGTACCACCTATCCAGGGACGACAGAGGAAGTGGTCCTTCCCATTTTAGAGGGAGAAAAAAGGAAAGTCGGTCGGGATTTTTTTCTTGCATTCTCGCCTGAGCGGATTGATCCAGGAAATGGAAAATATGGGACGCGTGACATTCCTAAAATTATGGGAGGAATAACCTCCCAATGTACTCAAAGAGCTGTGACGCTGTACGAGAGTATTATTGAAAAAGTGATTTCTGTTTCTTCTGCCAAAGTTGCAGAAATGGTGAAACTTTTGGAAAACACCTTTAGAGCGGTCAATATTGGTCTTGTGAATGAAATTGCGATGCTTTGCCGGAAAATGGATTTGGATGTCTGGGAAGTGATTGAAGGGGCTCGCAGCAAACCCTTTGGATTTATGCCGTTTTATCCGGGGCCTGGATTGGGAGGGCATTGTCTTCCGATTGATCCTATCTATCTTTCCTGGAAGGCCAAGCTGGTCAATTTTGAAACCCGGTTTATCGACTTGGCGGCTCAGGTGAATAGTCATATGCCGCATCATGTTGTGGATATTGTTTGTGATGCTTTGAATCGTCATGGGAAGGCCCTCAATGGTTCAAAACTTTTATTGTTGGGGATGACTTATAAAAAGGATGTGAATGATGTGAGAGAATCTCCAGCGATTGATGTGTGGAAATTGCTTGAACGACAGAAGGCGAAGGTTTGTTATCATGATCCTTATGTTTCCAAAATTCAAATTGAGGGACATGTTCATTATTCTCAACCTTTGTCGTCTAAGACGTTAAAAATGGTAGATGGAGTCGTCATTCTCACGGATCACACGGTCTTTGACTATGAAGCTGTAGTTCAGCAATCGAGATTGGTGATTGACACCCGAAATGCGACAAAAGGGGTCAAGAATCATCGCAATAAAATTGTAAAAATATGATAAGGTTTTATGCCCCATGCGCTTGTCACCGGCGGCGCCGGTTTTATTGGTTCTCACTTATCCAGAGCCCTTTTAGAAAAAGGGTATCGTGTGAGGGTGTTTGACAATTTTTCAACAGGGAAAAAGGAAAATCTTTTAGGGATCGAGAATCAAGTTGAGATTGTGAAGGGTGATTTAGCAGATGATCAAGCTCTTCTTCAAGCTGTTCGCGGAATAGACACCATTTTTCATCTGGGGGCCATCCCCTCAGTTCCTCGTTCGTTAGAAAATCCCCGACAAACCCATCAGGCTAACGTTGTTGGAACTTTTAATCTATTGTTAGCTGCTCGCCCGTATCCCATTAAACGCCTCGTTTATTCTTCAAGTTCTTCGGTTTACGGGAATAAGGCCATTCTTCCTAAAGAAGAGTCCATGCTTCCTGAGCCTTTAAGTCCTTATGCGGCTTCAAAACTGGCAGGGGAATATGATTGTTCAGTTTTTCACTCGGTGTATGGAACGCCCACCGTTTCCCTGCGTTATTTTAATGTTTTTGGTCCTCGGCAAGATCCTAATTCGCTGTATGCGGCCGTGATTCCAAAATTTATTACCCAATTATTGCAAGGGAAACCGGCGACGATTTATGGAGATGGGCTGCAGACCAGAGATTTTACCTATGTTCAGGACGTGATTCGTGCGAATCTTTTGGCCGCGGAGGCTGGGCCAGAGATTTTAGGAAAAATTTATAATATTGCTGGCGGAAAATCGGTGAGTCTTTTAGAATTACTCGCTGAAATTGAAAATACACTGGGGTTTCATATTCCTCCTCTTTTTGAACCCTCGAGAAAAGGAGAGGTTCGCGATTCACTGGCCTCTATTGAGCGAGCAAAATCAGATTTAAAATACATGCCGAGATTTTCTCTAAGAGAGGGATTAAAAGAAACCATTGCGTGGTTTTCTTCTGGGTTAGGAAAAGAAAATGGAAAATTCTTACAACGAAAAGGAGCTTAATTTATTTTTTGATGATCTGGATCGTTGGTTGCATCTTCAAAGTGCTCTGGGTAAAAAAAGATTTTATATTCCTTCCTTGAAACGGTCTTCTACTGCCTCTCTATCCGATGAGTTGAGCGAGGTCCCAATCCCAAAATCTGATTTCGAGACAACTTCTTTTTCAGAGTTTAGAAAGAATGTTCTTAAATGTGAAAAGTGTGTTTTAGCGAAAACTCGCACTCAAGTTGTTTTTGGTTCTGGAAACGAAAAGGCTAAACTCGTTTTTGTGGGAGAAGCCCCTGGCTTTGATGAAGACCGAGAAGGGGAGCCTTTTGTGGGAAAGGCAGGACAACTTTTAACCAAGATGATTCAAGCGATGGGGCTTAAAAGAGAGGATGTTTATATTGCCAATATCATCAAATGCCGTCCTCCCAATAATCGAACCCCCACCCCTGAAGAAAGGGAAACCTGTTTTCCTTATTTGGTTGAGCAATTAGAACGCATTGGCCCTAAGATTATTTGCGCTTTAGGAAATGTAGCAGCTCAAACCTTACTTCAAACGGAAAAAACAATTACCCGACTTCGGGGAATGTTTCACGAAGTGCGTGGGATTAAAATTATGCCGACCTTTCATCCCGCTTTTCTCTTGCGTAATCCAGAAGCGAAGCGAGAAGTATGGAGGGATTTGCAGATGATTATGGAAGAACTTAGAAAATGAAACAGTTTAAAGTTCAATTAATATGAACTATGCCCGGGTTTTTTTTGAAATTCCTCTCAACCGAGGTTTTGATTATCGTATTCCGGAAATTTTTCTTGGAAAAATTTCGAAAGGGATGCGCGTTCTTGCCCCCTTTGGCCGAGAAAGGAAATTAGGCTATGTCTGGGAGCTCATTTCAGAACCAGAAGTAAAAGACGTCAAGGATATTTTCGAGGTTAAAGATGATGTTTCGATTTTTAACCCTGCTCTTCTTCAACTGGCGGAGTGGATGTCGGATTATTATTTTTGCCCTCTCGGGTTGACCTTGAAAACCATGTTGCCGGCTCCTATTCGAAACTTTCGTTCCCCTAAAAGAAAGCTGAAACCTTTACCCCTACTCGAAGAAACTCTAGAAACACCCTTTCTTTTAAATGAAGAACAAGGCTTAGCGCAATCTCTTATTTTCGAAAAAATGAGAGGGGGAAACTTTTCAGTCATTCTCATTCATGGTGTGACGGGAAGTGGAAAGACAGAACTTTATCTCTCCGCCATTGCCAAAGCGCTCTCTGAGGGGAAAGGGGCGATTGTTCTTGTTCCTGAAATTTCTTTGACCCCGCAGACCGTAGAGCGTGTGAGAAAACGATTTGGACAAAGTGTTTCTCTTTTACATAGTCGTATGTCGGAGCGAGAACGTTTTGAGGCTTGGGACCAAATTCGCAACGGGGATTCAAAAGTGGTTGTCGGTCCTCGTTCGGCTGTTTTTGCTCCCGTTCAAAATTTGGGGCTTATCATTGTCGATGAAGAACACGAGCGCTCTTACAAACAAGAAGAATCCCCTCGCTATCATGCACGAGATATTGCGGTGATGAGGGCAAAGTTTGAGCGTGCGCTGGTTCTTTTGGGGAGCGCAACCCCCGCCCTTGAATCTTATTACAATGCTCAAAAGGGCCGTTATCAACTCATCACTTTATTAAAAAGAGTCGAAGACCGGCCTTTACCTAAGGTTCGAGTTGTTGACATGCGTCAGGAGGTGGAACGCTCAGGTAAGCTTTATAGTTTTTCGCATGTTCTGATCGAGATGATTCAGAAAACGTTAGAAAAAAAAGAACAGACTCTGCTCTTTTTAAATCGGCGGGGTTATGCCCCAACGGTTTTGTGCCCCAAGTGTGGTCATATTTTTAATTGCTCAGAGTGTGATCAAGCGATGACTTATCATCAAACCAAAGAGATTTTGATGTGCCATTTATGTGAGGCCCAAAAACCTATTCCTAAAAACTGTCCGAAATGTAGCTTCAAGACATTTCATCGATTGGGGGTTGGGACTCAGCGGGTTGAAAAACATCTCGAAAAATTTTTCTCTCGAGCGGCCATTCAAAGGATGGATACCGACAGTACGAGAAAGAAAGATGCCCATATCAATATTCTTGAGGCTTTTCGAGAAGGGAAAACAGAGATTTTAGTGGGAACTCAAATGATTGCCAAGGGCTTGGATTTTCCAAATGTGACCTTGGTGGGTGTGATGAGCGCAGATATTGCCATGAGCCTTCCAGACTTTCGAATGGGAGAACATACCTTTCAATTGCTGACTCAGGTGGCGGGTCGGGCGGGGCGGGGTTCAAAGCTTGGAGAAGTTTTGATCCAGACCTTTACGCCCTTTCATCCCATTATTCGCTCGGCCCTCTCTCAAGACTATCTGGCGTTTTATCAAAGTGAGCTTGCCTATCGAAAGGAATTGGGTTATCCCCCTTTTTCTAAGTTAATGGCCATTCAGTTTGATGGGAAAGAAGAGTCAAATGTTTTCAGGACCGCTCGAGCGATGTTGGAGCGATTACAAGCAGGGTCCATAGAATCTTTAAGGATTTTAGGTCCCCATCGGTCTCCTATCTCAAAGTTAAAGGGGCGCTATCGATGGCAAATGATTCTCTTTTATGCCAGAGAAAAACCCATTCATCAAAGCATTCGATCCATTTTGGATAATTTTAAATGTGAAAAAGGGGTACGTATCGCTTTGGATGTCGATCCAGTAAGTTTGATATAAGGCCCCTATCTTTTATAGGCCTTATTAATTTTCTGGGAGACGTCTTTGTATCCGATATCAACCTCGAAAATTTTCTTGTACTCTACCATTGCTTTTTCAATTTGATGGGTTGCTTCATACACCAGTCCTAAGTGATAGATGACATCTTTTTTAAAGGTGTCCATTTCAGTCAATTCATCCACCACTTTTAGAAATTGTTTTTCTGCAATGTCATAAAAACCCATCTCATGGAAACATCGTCCCAGGTGATAAAACGATTCGACTCTTTTTTGAGCATCTTTAACGGATTGCTGAAATTCTTGAATTGCATTTTGAAATTGACCGCTTTCATAGTAGAGACATCCCAATTCATAACGGTAAGTAAGATTATGGGGATAACGTTCAACCTGGCGTTTCCCTTCCTCCAGGTTAATTTCTTTCTTCTGGCTCTCTAATTGTTCCAATTCGAAAGAGTGCGGATGGGGGGTGTTTTTTAAGGTTCTTGTTTTGAGTTGAGCAATTTTTTCTTCGAGATGAAGTCCTTTAATTTTATTGATTTGTTGCGGGATGCTTCCATCTGAGGGGAGAAGCTCTCGGAGTTTTTCTAAAACTAAAATGGCCTCGTCATTTTGTTTGTTTTGCTCATAAAGTTGAGCCAGATTTCTTAACCAGGTGGTATGGTCCGGTTGAGTTTGAAGTTTTTGTTTAAGATCTTCGATAAGAAGGCCCCTATCATCTTTGGTTTTGACAAATTTTGATTCTTTTTCCAAGCGTTCGGCTTCTTTTTCATCTTGGATTTTCTGGCGGTAAGTGGTCCCTTCATCCCATCCCCCTTGAGAAATTGTTTTCATGGCGGCCAAGTCTTGCAGGGCCTTACGAACATTTTCGTCTTCTGGGAAAGAGCGCAAATATTCTTCAAAAGACCTACGGGCTTTTTCTAATTCTCCCTCTTTCATGTAGAGATGGGCCAGACTTTTAAGTTCTTTGGGTGGGAGAGGGGTAATTTTTTTTAGGATTTCTAGCGTATCTTTAGCGGTTTCGGTCCATCCCAAATTCATGGTGCATGAAGCAAGTTTTCGAAGTGAAAAGGCATGGGCAGGGTTCATTTTAAGCATGGATTCTAGGGTGTCGATGGCAGAGGCCCATTTTTTTCTTGTGAGGTGAAACATGCACAAGAGATAGAAGGGAATGAAAATAATTTCATAAACCATTTTTTCTATCATCGATTTTGATTTTCCTTCAAGGCCCTTCAGTGTGATGACCCGCAAAAGACTTCGTGCTTTTGAAAAATCGGGATAAGTTTTTAAAAGATTTCGAAGAAGAGTTAAAGCATAATCTTTATTATTAACTTCAAAAGCCTCTTTTGCCTTCCGATAAAGATCGAGGGCATTTTGAGGAACCTGATTCTCGTTTTGCATGTTTAATAATCCTCTCTTTTCATTATATCGTATGAATGGGATTTTGGGGATTTTTAGAGATAACGTTCAAAGTTGAAAATTGAAAATTGAAAATTCAAGGATTTCCAAGCTTGGGTTTTCTTTGAACTTTGAACTTTGAACTTTAAACTTTGAACTGTTCTTCACAGATGACATTGACTCTTTTTAGATTTTGGATTAGGATTCCTGCATTAAAAAGCAGTGGATGGCGGGGAGGTTCAGTCATGAATGTCCAAAAGAATATTGATGATGTGGCGAAGCTTGCAAGGCTTCGATTAAGCGCGGTCGAACGTGATAAATTCTCTCGTCAGCTGGAGGATATTCTTTCTTATGTTGAGAATTTAAATGAACTCAAGACAGAAGGGGTTCTTCCGAGCTATCATGTTCAGGAAGTAAAAAATGTGACACGTCCCGATGAATCTCGACCTTCGCTTGATCCCAATTCCTTCTTGAAACATGCCCCTCAAGCTCGGGATGGATTCTTTATCGTTCCTCAGGTGATTGAGTAGACTATGAATTCTAATCCTACGGATTTAACCTTGCATGAATGGAGTGACCTCATCCAAAAAAGGGAAGTTTCTTCCACGGATGTGGTTCGTTCTCTCTTAGCTCGGATTCAAGAAAAAGAGTCGAAAATTCATGCCTATATTCGCTTTGATGAAAAAGCTGCTCTCGAAAAGGCAGGTCATTTAGATAACATTCCCACCGAGTCCCGAAAGGGAATTTTGTGGGGGCTTCCCATTTCTAATAAAGACATTATTTGTGTGAAAGGTGTTGAAACCACCTGTGCCTCTAAAATCCTTTCGGGGTATATTCCTCCATACAATGCCACTGTGGTTGAAAAATTGAATGGGGCCGGAGCCATTCTTTTTGGAAATACCAATATGGATGAATTTGCCATGGGCTCTTCAACAGAAACTTCTGCTTACGGGGTGACACGAAACCCCTGGGATTTAGAAAGGATTCCAGGGGGCTCTAGCGGTGGATCTGCTGCGGCAGTGGCGGCAGGTGAGGCCATTGCGGCGCTTGGAACGGATACGGGGGGTTCCATTCGTCAGCCGGCGGCTCTCTCGGGTTGTGTAGGACTTAAACCTACCTATGGACGGGTCTCCCGATACGGCCTCATTGCCTTTGCCTCGAGCCTTGATCAAATTGGCCCTATCACTCAGGACGTGGAAGATACGGCTCTCATTCTTCAAGTGATTGCGGGGCATGATCCCAAAGATTCTACTTCTCTTGATATCCCTGTCCCAGACTATCGTTCCACAATGAAAAAAGGGGTGAAGGGTTTAAAAATAGGTCTTCCTAAAGAGTATTTTATTGAGGGAATGGATGTGGAAGTGAAGCAATCGATCGATGATGCTGTAAAAGTTCTAAGTGGTTTAGGGGCTGAGTTCGTCTCTTGCCAACTTCCTCATACAAATTATGCGGTCGCCACTTATTACATTTTAGCAACAGCCCAGGCCAGTTCGAATTTGGCCCGCTATGATGGTGTTCAATATGGATTTAGAGCCAAGCAATTTTCAAGTCTTGTGGATCTTTATTTTCAAACTCGGGGAGAAGGTTTTGGAGAAGAGGTCAAACGCAGGATTATCCTGGGGACCTATGCTTTAAGCTCGGGCTATTATGATGCCTATTATCTAAAAGCTCAAAAGGTTCGAACCTTAATCAAAAATGATTTTGACAAAGTTTTTGATCATTGTGATGCGGTTTTAACTCCAACTTCTCCATCCTGTGCTTTCAAAATTGGGGAGAAAATGAATGACCCCTTGAAAATGTATCTCTCTGATATTTTTACAATTTCAGCAAATTTGGCTGGAATTCCAGGAATTTCGATTCCCTGCGGTTTTTCTAAGGAAGGGCTTCCGATTGGGCTTCAAATTTTGGGAAAGCATTTCGATGAAGCCACGATTTTGAAGGTTGCCTATGCCTTTGAACAGGCTACGGAATTTCATAAGAAAAGACCTGATGTGCGACGGGCTGAAGGCTCGAAGCTCTGAGACGAGTCAGACGGATGAGGAGTGGAATGTTATACGAAACAGTGATTGGTTTAGAAGTGCATGTTCAGCTTAAAACAGCCTCAAAACTTTTTTGCGGCTGTTCGACCCAATTTGGGGCTCTTCCCAATACTCAGGTCTGTCCAGTTTGTTTAGGCTTTCCAGGCACATTACCTGTTTTAAATGAAAAGGCTCTGACTTATGCAGTGATGACAGGTCTTGCCCTAGGTTCAGAAATTGCAAAAGAGAGCAAGTTCGATCGGAAAAATTATTTTTATCCTGATTTACCTAAAGCCTATCAAATTTCTCAATATGATAAGCCCATCTGTGTGGGGGGAGAAGTTCCGGTTGACATCGATGGCATAAAAAAATCGATCCGGCTCACTCGAATTCATTTGGAAGAAGATGCGGGTAAATTGGTCCATTTTACAAGGGATAGCGGGGTTGATTATAATCGCGGGGGGGTTCCTCTGGTTGAAATTGTTTCAGAGCCTGATTTACGTTCTCCCAAGGAAGCCTATGAATATCTGAGATCCTTGAAGAGTATTTTAGAATACTTGGATGTGAGCGATTGTAATATGGAAGAGGGAAGTTTGCGTTGTGATGCCAATGTCTCTTTGAGGCCGGTGGGGACCGAAGCGTTTGGAACAAAGGCCGAGATTAAGAATCTCAATTCATTTCGAAATGTCGAGAAAGCGATTATTTATGAGATTGAAAGGCAAAAGAAAATTCTTGAAGACGGGGGCAGAATTATTCAGGAAACTCGACTTTGGGATCAGGATCAGTCCTTAACCCGATCGATGAGAAGCAAAGAAGAGGCGCATGATTATCGTTATTTTCCTGAGCCAGATTTGGTCGCTATTTCCATTCCTCTTGAAAAAATAGAATTTTTAAAGAAAAATCTTCCGGAACTTCCCCATATTCGCTGCGACCGTTTTATGAAAGAGTATGGTCTTTCTCAGTACGATGCAGAGGTTTTAACGGCGGAGAAAAATTTAGCGGATTTTTTTGAAAAAGGGGCTCATTGTTCAAAAAATGCAAAGGCCCTTGGAAATTGGATCATGGGCGATTTAATGCGGGAGTTAAAGCTGAAAAATTTGAACATTTCACAGTCCCCGGTTTCAGTCGATGCCTTGATTGAATTAGTTGAATTGATTGAGGTAGGCAAGATCAGTGGGAAGATGGCCAAAGACGTTTTTATGAACATGTTTGGGGAGGGTCAGTCTCCCAAAGATATTGTTCAATCCAAAGGTTTATCTCAGCTTTCTGATGCTTCAGAACTCGAGTCTGTCGTTAAAAAGGTGATTCAAGAAAATCCTAAGTCAGTTGAGGATTATCGTTCGGGAAAGAAAAATGCGATTACTTATCTAGTAGGGCAAGTGATGAAGGTCACGAAAGGCCGAGCCAATCCGAAATTGGTGAATGAACTTTTGGAAAAAGAGCTGTGAAATGAGTCAACAGTCAACGGTCTACGGTCGACAGTTAACCGTGGATTGTGGACTGTGGACCGTAGACTATCGACTATCCTTCATCTACTTGTATAACTTATCTATTCAATTCGATTGAAGTAAGAGTGTAGAACAAGAAAGGATTACCGTGTCCCTTTTTAGGCGTCCTAAATTTTTGACATCGGACAAACGTAAGAAACGAGATATTCCTGGGGGGCTTTGGACCAAGTGTGAGAATTGCCAGGAGCTCATTTATAATAAGGAATGGGAAAAGGCCCTGAAGGTTTGTCCGAAGTGTAAACATCAGCATACACTGACTGCTCATGAACGAATACGCATGATTCTGGACGAAGGCGTTTTTGAGGAATTTGATCCTAATTTGATTCCTCAGGACCCCCTTCACTTTAAGGGGCCCAAGGCTTATCTGGATAAAGTGATTCAAGATCAAGCCATGACGGGTCTTAAAGAGGCGGTGCTGACAGGGAAAGGGGCTATCGATGGGCATTCTATTATTTTGGGAGTGACCGATTCTCGATTTATTATGGGAACCATGGGAAGTGTGGTAGGGGAAAAAATTGCTCGTGCAATTGAACGGGCCATTGAAGACAAACTCCCTATGATTATGGTCTCGGGTTCAGGAGGGGGCGCCCGGATGTACGAAGGATGCCTTTCCTTAATGCAAATGGCAAAAACCAGTTCAGCGCTCGCTCGATTGAGTAAGGCAGGTTTATTTTTTATTTCAGTTCTGACGAACCCAACCATGGCTGGGGTCATGGCCAGTTTTGCATCCTTGGGAGATGTGATTATTGCTGAGCCGAGGGCTCTTTTAGGTTTTGCGGGTCCTCGTGTCATCAAAAATACCATTCAAGAAGAGCTCCCGCCTGGATTTCAGACCTCGGAATTTCTTTTAGCCCATGGAATGATTGATATGATTGTGGAAAGGCATGAGTTAAAGAAAACTTTGGGCAAATTATTGGAATACTTGCCGCAACTATGAAAATCTAAAAATCAAACATCAAAAATCAAAAATCAAAATGACAAACCAAAATTTAAAATGCCTCCTTCTCAATAGTATTTAAAATTTTGGATTTTAGTTTGTCATTTTGATTTTTGGATTTTAAATTTCCCATGATTCCTCAAAAACAAAAATATCACGAAGCTTTAACTTTCCTTGAATCCCTTGAATGTTTTGGGATGAAGTTGGATCTTGAAAATATTCAAGTACTTCTAAGCGTTTTAGGTGATCCCCATCAAGATTTAAAAGTCATTCATGTCGCTGGAACCAATGGCAAGGGATCGACCTCAGCCATGCTGGCTTCCATCCTCCAAGAATCGGGTTATTCTATCGGACTTTATACCTCTCCTCATTTATGCACGCCTCGTGAAAGAATTCAAAAAAACGGAATGTGCATTTCTGAAGAGCGTTTTATTGATTTGGTCCATTTAGTCATGAGCCAGGTTCATCTATTGAGAACTTCCAACAACCTTTTCCCAACTTATTTTGAAGTCATGACGGCTATAGCACTTCGCTATTTTTCGGATGAGAAAGCAGATTTTGTTGTTCTAGAGACGGGAATGGGAGGACGACTCGACTCGACCAATATTGTCCCCTCTCAAATTCAAGTCATTACCAATATTGATCTCGAACATACCCGTTATTTAGGAAAAACAATTCGAGAAATTGCTTTTGAAAAAGCAGGGATTATCAAGCCATGTTCCTTTGTCATTACAGGAGCTCAGGGAGAGGCGCTTACAGTCATTGAAGAACGTTGTTATGAGAAAGGCGCACACTTTTTTCGATTGGGAAAAGAAATTCATTTTCAACTTCTTCAAAAAAATTGGGAAGGGGAGCGACTGATCATTCAGGTAGGTGAAAGAAAAAGAGAAATTGAAATTAAACTTTTAGGGGCTCATCAACTTGAAAATGCAGCTTTGGCCATGGGGGCCGTAGAAGCATTAATCCAATTCGGTTTCTTTCTTCCAGAGCGAGCCATATTGAGTGGATTTAAAAAAGCGTCTTGGCCTGGAAGGTTTGAAATTCTAAAAAAAGAGCCTCTGGTGATTATAGATGCGGCCCATAATCCAGCAGGGATGCGATCTTTGGTCAACACATGGCAGGAGGTGGTAGGCCCTCGTGGTGCCGATCTTATTTTTAGTTCCTTAGAGGACAAGGATGTCGAAAAGATGGTTAAAAATTTATGCCCCATTGTTGAGGAAGTGACGCTTGTTGAAGTTTCAAATCCTCGTACTCGGAAATTAAAAGATTTGGAAAGGGTTTGGAGGTCTTATCTTCCTGAGGAAAAAATTCATCTTTCGACCCTTCAAAAGGTGATTCAAAAACTTAAAAATCGAGAAAAAAACACTCGGCCTCTTCTTGTGACCGGTTCAATCTATCTTTTAGGAGAGGTACTTTCGCCTCTCTCCTTGTTAACGGACAAGAGAGATCATCCCCCGACAATTCCCGAAGCCCCTGGATGACGCCGTCGTTCTCTTCCTATGGGGCGGTTGCGATTTTCATTGTCATTGGCAGTTGTTGGGTTCTCATCACCAAGAATTGTAAAGGCAATCCCGACCGACACGACCTCACTCGCAGAGCTCATACCTTGGTTAGGGCCCACAATACCCTTTGACTTCCTCGGGCCAAATCCTTTTCCACTTTCAGGTCCTTGATCGCTATTCTGGCCATAAAGATACCTTCCATCTTGAATTAGGGACCATTTACCCAGAGCTTAAACTCAAGGTCTTTGTGCTTGAGCGCTCGTGTTCGTTTAGCTTTGACCGTCGGTTCCCCATGCACCGGTGAAGATGGACCACCATGGCCGATCATCCACCCACTCATTCCACGACTTATATTCCCATCGCCAACGCTAGAAATTAAATTCCCAGCGATCCTTGCTTACCCACCGTCCCCCCAGAATTCCCCTGGCCTCTTCTCTATCCAGAACCTTCTTCTCCTCGAGATCCTGCAATTGAACTCTGTACATACGCACCCTGTGTACCTTCCCCTATTTTAACATTTCATCACCCTATGTCAAAATTTTCAAAAATTTACTCTTAAAATATGGTATAGAATCGTATATTTATGTATACTTTAATGGGCATATGCACTTGACTCAAGTGTTGTCCATTTGTAGTCGCCCCATACATGGGGCAATGCGTGGATTGCCCGATAAATCGGGCGACTACGCTTGACGAATCAAGGTACTTAAAGTCAAGTACACATGCCTATAATTTAATATTCTCACTTCTTATCCCACGGACACTTTGTTTCAAAACAGTGGGTTTCACCATTGATTTCATAACAGTGCCAGCATCTGATTCCAGCCTTTGGTCTGGATCTTTTCCCTCGCGTCTCTTCTCCTCCTCGAGCTCTTCTCTGGTGAAAGGTCGTTGGGATCTCGTTACCTTGACTGTCCTTGACGACCCATCCGGTGACCTGACCATTCTTGACCCTTGCATAAATACTCTCGCCTGTGTAAACGGTTTGGACGAGGTTAAGCCCTTCCTTAAGTTGAAGGGTCTCGAGCTTGGGAATAACCGAGGCAACCTGATACTTTTCAGGGTCATCAATTCTAGTTTTCTGGGCGCTTGCAACCCATTCTACGGGGAGTCCCAGTACAAAAATAGATATTGCGATGTAAAAGAGAGATTTTGTATTCATCTGCGTCCTCCTTGTTTGGTTTAGAAAAAGAAAAAGGGTCAAATCTCTTGTTGCCTAGTTGTTGAGAACAAATTCCAATCGGAAGCTTACCTCTTATTCATTCAGTTAGCAATCTGACGGCTTTGGCGATGGGATCTTCCATGTTGTGGACCCATCTTGGATCATCATTTGGAC
It encodes the following:
- a CDS encoding nucleotide sugar dehydrogenase is translated as MTEFEEKIKARKARVGVVGLGYVGLPLAVEFAKAGFSVLGIDVLPEKVHAVNQGKSYIPDVSQKEFEPLVANGFLKATTDFSQIQKLDALSICVPTPLRKTKDPDISHIVNVVEAVSRYFKKGQLVVLESTTYPGTTEEVVLPILEGEKRKVGRDFFLAFSPERIDPGNGKYGTRDIPKIMGGITSQCTQRAVTLYESIIEKVISVSSAKVAEMVKLLENTFRAVNIGLVNEIAMLCRKMDLDVWEVIEGARSKPFGFMPFYPGPGLGGHCLPIDPIYLSWKAKLVNFETRFIDLAAQVNSHMPHHVVDIVCDALNRHGKALNGSKLLLLGMTYKKDVNDVRESPAIDVWKLLERQKAKVCYHDPYVSKIQIEGHVHYSQPLSSKTLKMVDGVVILTDHTVFDYEAVVQQSRLVIDTRNATKGVKNHRNKIVKI
- a CDS encoding SDR family oxidoreductase, which translates into the protein MPHALVTGGAGFIGSHLSRALLEKGYRVRVFDNFSTGKKENLLGIENQVEIVKGDLADDQALLQAVRGIDTIFHLGAIPSVPRSLENPRQTHQANVVGTFNLLLAARPYPIKRLVYSSSSSVYGNKAILPKEESMLPEPLSPYAASKLAGEYDCSVFHSVYGTPTVSLRYFNVFGPRQDPNSLYAAVIPKFITQLLQGKPATIYGDGLQTRDFTYVQDVIRANLLAAEAGPEILGKIYNIAGGKSVSLLELLAEIENTLGFHIPPLFEPSRKGEVRDSLASIERAKSDLKYMPRFSLREGLKETIAWFSSGLGKENGKFLQRKGA
- a CDS encoding uracil-DNA glycosylase produces the protein MENSYNEKELNLFFDDLDRWLHLQSALGKKRFYIPSLKRSSTASLSDELSEVPIPKSDFETTSFSEFRKNVLKCEKCVLAKTRTQVVFGSGNEKAKLVFVGEAPGFDEDREGEPFVGKAGQLLTKMIQAMGLKREDVYIANIIKCRPPNNRTPTPEERETCFPYLVEQLERIGPKIICALGNVAAQTLLQTEKTITRLRGMFHEVRGIKIMPTFHPAFLLRNPEAKREVWRDLQMIMEELRK
- the priA gene encoding primosomal protein N' produces the protein MNYARVFFEIPLNRGFDYRIPEIFLGKISKGMRVLAPFGRERKLGYVWELISEPEVKDVKDIFEVKDDVSIFNPALLQLAEWMSDYYFCPLGLTLKTMLPAPIRNFRSPKRKLKPLPLLEETLETPFLLNEEQGLAQSLIFEKMRGGNFSVILIHGVTGSGKTELYLSAIAKALSEGKGAIVLVPEISLTPQTVERVRKRFGQSVSLLHSRMSERERFEAWDQIRNGDSKVVVGPRSAVFAPVQNLGLIIVDEEHERSYKQEESPRYHARDIAVMRAKFERALVLLGSATPALESYYNAQKGRYQLITLLKRVEDRPLPKVRVVDMRQEVERSGKLYSFSHVLIEMIQKTLEKKEQTLLFLNRRGYAPTVLCPKCGHIFNCSECDQAMTYHQTKEILMCHLCEAQKPIPKNCPKCSFKTFHRLGVGTQRVEKHLEKFFSRAAIQRMDTDSTRKKDAHINILEAFREGKTEILVGTQMIAKGLDFPNVTLVGVMSADIAMSLPDFRMGEHTFQLLTQVAGRAGRGSKLGEVLIQTFTPFHPIIRSALSQDYLAFYQSELAYRKELGYPPFSKLMAIQFDGKEESNVFRTARAMLERLQAGSIESLRILGPHRSPISKLKGRYRWQMILFYAREKPIHQSIRSILDNFKCEKGVRIALDVDPVSLI